Genomic window (Acidobacteriota bacterium):
AGCAGGGCGAAGAGGGAGACGTAGGTCAGCTCGTAGATCCCGACCGATCCCGGGATGGGCACGAACGTGTAGAACGACCCCAGGGTGACGATCAGGAAGCAGAGGAACAGGCTCGGGCGCGCTCCCCCGAGGAAGACGAAGGTCAGGTAGATCTCCAGGGCCCAGAGCCAGGCCTGGCCGAAATAGGACGCGAAGAGGGCCAGGAACAGCCCCTTGTTCCGGTTGTAGAAATCGGAGATGTGGGCGTCGGTCTCCAGGATCTTGTCCCGCCGGTTCTCGAGGAAGGGGACGCGGATCTTGATCTTCTTCAGGGCGTCCATGGCCCAGGTGAAAAGCCCCTGCCTCTGCTTGAGGATCAGGAAGGCGAGGCCCAGCATCAGCAGGGCGATCGCGACGAATAGCTCGATCTCCTGGCGCCGGGGCAGGGCGAACTCGGTGATGAGGAAGACGACGGCCAGGGCGATCGTCGAAAGGCCGGCCAGGAACTCGATGGTCTTGTCGACGACGACCGTGGCCAGGATCTTGTTGCGGTCGGCGCCGTCGAGGCAAAGCACGCGGACTGTCTCGCCGCCCAGGTTCCCGGCCGGGGTCAGGTAGCTGACCGCGTAGCCGGCGATCCGGGCGCCGAAGATCTCGCGGAAGGGGAGGCGCTCGCCGGAGGCGTTGAGCAGGGCCCGCCAGTTGAGGGACCGGATGAGCCAATAGACGACCCGGAGGCCCAGGAGGGCGGCGATCTCGAACACGGAGAGCCGGGCGATGGCCCGCAGGATCTCCCTCGTCCCGGTCTTGACGATCAGGTAGATGAACAGGCCGACGCCGGCATATCCTATCAACCGGAAGACGAGGGCCCGGGCGCGGGATCCCCGCGTGGCGGACAGGCCGGGTTCCCGGCTTGCCGGCATGAGCTTGAACATCGCTTGACTCTCCAGGATGAAAGGCCTATTTTAATCCATTATTTCGAGGAAACAAAGCAAGTATCCCATGGACCGTCCGCTGATCCGATATCTTTCGGCCGCGTTCCTGGCCGTCATCCTGGCCGCCGCCGCGGCCCCGCCGTCTCAGGCCGCGGAGCGTCCCGCCTTCTGCCCGGCCGCCTCCGGCGCGCCCGGTGACGGAGAGGCCGTCCCGGCCGCAGTCGCGTTCTCCCTGGCGGCTTCGCCCGCGGCGGAAGGAGCCGGCTCGAAGGCCGCCGCCGCTCCCGCGGCCATGCCCAAGAAATGGCGCCGGTTCTTCGTCCAGGAAGGGCTAGTCGCGGCCGTCTCCACGGTCGAGTACTGGCTGTCCTATCATGACTGGATCGAGGACTGGCAGTTCGAGCTGACCTTCGCCGACCAGTACAAGCGTTTCCTGACCCTCCAGGCCGTCACCTTCGATTCCAACGCCTACCTCACCAACTGGATCCACGTGCCGGGCGGGGCCTTCTATTATCAGATGGCCCGGTCCAACTACCTGACCTGGCCCGAGTCGCTCCTGGCCACGTTCACCTGCTCCGCCATATACGAATATGTTTCCGAGTGGCGCGAGGTCATTTCGATCAACGACATGGCCCTTACGACATTCGGCGGCTATTCCCTGGGGGAGGCGTGGTTCCAGATCGGGGATTATTTCCACCACCGCAAGTCGCCGGTCCTCAAGATCCTGGGCCTGGTCAACCCGGTCAACGAGATCAACCAGTGGCTGGACCGTAAGAACCCGGCCTCCCGCGTCTATCAGGAGCCGGGCTGGGCCAACATGGTCTTTTCGGTCGCCGGCTGGCACTCCGCGGAAACCGGCCGCCAGTCCTACGGCGCCGGCCGGATCGATATCGAAACCCAGCTCCTCCGCGTCCCGGGATACGGCCGGCCGGGCACGTTCAAGAAGTTCCTCGCGGACACGTCGCTGAGCGAGCTCTCCATCGGCCTGACCCTGAGACAGCGCCGGCCGGAGGACGATCAGCTCAAAGCCGGGACGGCCGAGGAGGTCGACATCGCCGCCAGGGTCGTCGGGCTGAGCTGGTACCGGCAGTCCATCGACGAGCTCGGCCGCGGCTCGGCCTTCTCCATCGGGCTGGGCTCGGCCCTGACCTACTTGCGCAAGCGTCCGGCTGCTTACGACGCCCGGGGGGTCCAGGTCCACATCGACCCCCCGCCGGCGACTCCGACCGATTTCCGGGACAAGATGACGGTGGCCCATATGTTCGGTCCCGTCGTCGACTGGACCTGGTTCGGCCGCGGGATCAAAGTCCGGGCTGTCGCTGACGCCTACGCCGACTTCGGCATGATCAACGCCTTCGCCTTCAACGCCTATTCCGGCGATCATTCGATCGCGGGCCTGAAGACGACGCTTTCTTATTACGGCTAC
Coding sequences:
- a CDS encoding DUF3943 domain-containing protein; this translates as MDRPLIRYLSAAFLAVILAAAAAPPSQAAERPAFCPAASGAPGDGEAVPAAVAFSLAASPAAEGAGSKAAAAPAAMPKKWRRFFVQEGLVAAVSTVEYWLSYHDWIEDWQFELTFADQYKRFLTLQAVTFDSNAYLTNWIHVPGGAFYYQMARSNYLTWPESLLATFTCSAIYEYVSEWREVISINDMALTTFGGYSLGEAWFQIGDYFHHRKSPVLKILGLVNPVNEINQWLDRKNPASRVYQEPGWANMVFSVAGWHSAETGRQSYGAGRIDIETQLLRVPGYGRPGTFKKFLADTSLSELSIGLTLRQRRPEDDQLKAGTAEEVDIAARVVGLSWYRQSIDELGRGSAFSIGLGSALTYLRKRPAAYDARGVQVHIDPPPATPTDFRDKMTVAHMFGPVVDWTWFGRGIKVRAVADAYADFGMINAFAFNAYSGDHSIAGLKTTLSYYGYYYAYGGTTSARIDVNWGNLWVRGLVSGQAWGSWQGRDRYQDSVTNNVGASDTRTRYLLQAGWRLGAVPVRFFAGIEGIHRRGKIGTVSAASQETRTFAGLSCLF
- a CDS encoding lysylphosphatidylglycerol synthase transmembrane domain-containing protein, translated to MFKLMPASREPGLSATRGSRARALVFRLIGYAGVGLFIYLIVKTGTREILRAIARLSVFEIAALLGLRVVYWLIRSLNWRALLNASGERLPFREIFGARIAGYAVSYLTPAGNLGGETVRVLCLDGADRNKILATVVVDKTIEFLAGLSTIALAVVFLITEFALPRRQEIELFVAIALLMLGLAFLILKQRQGLFTWAMDALKKIKIRVPFLENRRDKILETDAHISDFYNRNKGLFLALFASYFGQAWLWALEIYLTFVFLGGARPSLFLCFLIVTLGSFYTFVPIPGSVGIYELTYVSLFALLHIEMSAGMAVILIRRLVGMIWAGFGLMPLVRKKARKAVSAPQASPDSCPSAGTGPA